One Mycolicibacterium fortuitum subsp. fortuitum genomic window carries:
- a CDS encoding FadR/GntR family transcriptional regulator, which produces MEGRVRRIRQPRVAEIVASKLRDDILSGRLREGDVLPTQESLFQEFGVSPPALREAIHLLETDGLISVRRGNVGGAVVQMPSADRTAHMLGMVLQTRAATPADVSEALLRLEPICAGMCADREDRATEVVPYLQAEIDLQARQFADTSRYVPNARRFHEALVSRCGNEPMILLIGSLELIWSTHESSVWTGEDGAAMAEKTMRAALRDHQRLVDAIADGNSARATKLSADHLTAARRTTLAAGNDKTIEARLISHVR; this is translated from the coding sequence ATGGAAGGACGCGTACGGCGCATCCGGCAGCCCCGGGTTGCCGAGATCGTCGCGTCCAAGCTGCGCGACGACATCCTGTCTGGGCGTCTGCGTGAAGGTGACGTCCTGCCTACCCAGGAGAGCCTGTTTCAGGAATTCGGGGTCAGCCCACCCGCGCTGCGGGAGGCCATCCATCTGCTGGAGACCGATGGGCTGATTTCGGTGCGCCGCGGAAATGTCGGCGGTGCCGTGGTGCAGATGCCCTCGGCTGACCGCACCGCCCACATGCTCGGCATGGTGCTGCAGACCCGCGCCGCCACGCCGGCCGATGTGAGCGAGGCGCTGCTGCGGTTGGAACCGATCTGCGCGGGGATGTGCGCTGACCGTGAGGACCGCGCCACCGAGGTCGTTCCCTACCTGCAGGCCGAGATCGACCTTCAGGCAAGGCAGTTCGCGGACACTTCGCGGTATGTGCCGAACGCCCGGAGGTTCCACGAGGCGTTGGTGTCCCGTTGCGGGAATGAGCCGATGATCCTGCTGATCGGCTCGCTGGAACTGATCTGGTCGACGCATGAGTCGTCCGTATGGACCGGGGAAGACGGCGCCGCGATGGCCGAGAAAACCATGCGGGCAGCGCTGCGTGACCACCAGCGGCTGGTGGACGCGATCGCAGACGGCAACTCAGCCAGGGCGACCAAGCTGTCCGCCGACCACCTCACTGCCGCTCGACGCACCACGCTGGCCGCCGGAAACGACAAAACCATTGAAGCGAG